The following are encoded in a window of Fulvia fulva chromosome 7, complete sequence genomic DNA:
- a CDS encoding putative zinc transporter zrg17, whose amino-acid sequence MATMASNLPIPLPPRTPTPPTPNPPSPTSETPVGLGLGSELRAQYDYDVQQGSPEREGGLRTGSTASLLSPESATFSVNGGLSPPNAFYSPVTPPTASTDGGFGSLDAVTANNGATNPFNFTTQQYAPPSQATAGKSELLKGRRGHKYRHSSIHAVHMDAIFKPPPSARTPLSVPGSLPMPTRKEAWWSMTKHQTMRLTWCLCHFLIAGYVQFSGAGSLAMTALSRLLLFDAAGATVCVVVDVMGNFEVWKRSSIKHPFGLERADVLAGFGMAVFIAFMGLDVISHGIQHMLENVGTHVAHSPHAHERVGTVHVDTASLLSIVSTMVSAVLLKNHARIGKAMRLELLAGWGKILGNPSHFLTLSCSLLMLLLPFLTEDTYGLLDKALSFIIAGLMIALGVRLATSLASMLLMSFRPPGKGALELVIDDIANADSSITNVDEARFWQVHYGLCMANLKMRYRGSRGGYGMNTDDMTRIRKKAESLIRERLNGWKWDVSVQLSVETD is encoded by the coding sequence ATGGCGACAATGGCGTCCAACCTACCCATACCACTTCCACCACGAACGCCCACGCCGCCCACACCCAACCCCCCTTCTCCCACCAGCGAAACGCCAGTAGGACTCGGACTCGGCTCTGAGCTGAGAGCACAATATGACTACGATGTGCAGCAAGGCTCGCCCGAACGAGAAGGAGGTCTTCGAACTGGATCAACAGCATCACTACTCTCACCAGAGAGCGCGACCTTCAGCGTGAATGGAGGCCTGAGTCCACCAAATGCCTTCTACAGCCCAGTCACGCCACCGACTGCCAGTACAGACGGAGGCTTCGGAAGCCTCGATGCCGTCACTGCGAACAATGGAGCGACGAATCCTTTCAATTTCACCACACAGCAGTATGCGCCTCCTTCGCAGGCTACTGCGGGAAAGAGCGAACTGTTGAAGGGGAGACGAGGGCACAAGTACAGACACTCGAGCATACACGCCGTACACATGGACGCAATCTTTAAGCCGCCTCCAAGTGCACGAACACCATTGAGCGTACCGGGCAGCCTGCCTATGCCTACGAGAAAAGAAGCGTGGTGGAGCATGACGAAACATCAGACAATGCGCTTGACTTGGTGTCTGTGCCACTTTTTGATAGCTGGATATGTGCAATTCAGTGGAGCAGGGAGTCTGGCCATGACTGCTCTGAGCCGACTGCTACTATTCGATGCGGCAGGTGCGACCGTCTGCGTAGTTGTCGATGTCATGGGCAACTTCGAAGTCTGGAAACGATCATCAATCAAACACCCCTTCGGCCTCGAGCGTGCAGATGTGCTGGCAGGCTTCGGCATGGCTGTCTTCATTGCATTCATGGGATTGGACGTGATATCTCATGGCATACAGCACATGCTGGAAAATGTTGGAACTCATGTTGCGCACTCGCCACATGCCCACGAAAGAGTTGGGACTGTGCACGTTGATACTGCAAGTCTGCTGTCAATCGTGAGTACTATGGTGTCGGCAGTATTGCTCAAGAACCATGCGCGAATTGGGAAAGCAATGCGACTTGAGCTACTGGCGGGCTGGGGTAAGATTTTGGGCAATCCGTCGCACTTCTTGACGTTGTCATGCTCGCTTCTGATGCTACTCCTGCCATTCCTGACCGAGGATACCTATGGCTTACTCGACAAAGCGCTGTCTTTCATCATTGCTGGACTCATGATCGCATTAGGTGTGCGCCTCGCAACATCTTTAGCGTCGATGCTTCTAATGAGCTTCCGCCCACCTGGAAAGGGTGCGCTTGAATTGGTGATCGACGACATCGCCAACGCCGACTCCTCCATTACGAACGTTGACGAGGCAAGATTCTGGCAGGTGCATTACGGACTCTGCATGGCGAATCTGAAGATGCGCTACCGTGGCAGCAGAGGTGGATATGGCATGAACACCGACGACATGACGAGAATCAGAAAGAAGGCCGAGAGCTTGATTAGGGAAAGGCTGAACGGTTGGAAGTGGGACGTGAGTGTGCAGCTTAGTGTGGAGACGGACTAG